ACAAAGGATATGAATATTTGGGTGAACACAAGAAAATTTCAGATTTATATGAATATTATAAGCAGTTAATGTCTGTAGACAATGAAGAATTGCCGGAGTGGATGACAACCGTAAAAAATGCTTTGAAGGAACACCAAATATAGAATCGCTTTTAACAGAAAGGGAAATTGCTTCGTATGAAGAAAAAAATTGATTGGAGATATTTGATCTTTTTATGTGCTTTTCAAGGATGGGTTCTCACCAATCCATTATTCGGAAAAATACTTGCGACATTTGCTGCAGCGAACGGAATTAACCCGCTGTCACTGATTTATCCCTTTCTGCTTGTATACTCATTATCTTTTGTATTCTGGGGAATTTTGCTTGCAAAAGTTACACTTTCCACACGGATTCAAACAACCTTGCTGGCTTTCATTCTCATTCTTATCATCGGATTCAATCTTTCCTGTTTATGGGTGCTGCCAAAATATTGGAAGTGGATTTTTTCTCTGGAAGGATTGTTGTCATCCTACCCCTCATTTCTATGGTTAAATTTGATTCGGCAACGGGTAAGTCCCCGTTCGATCGGATGGAATTTAGGTGTGACAGGTTTTTTTGTTGAAGCAATGCTTTATATCGTCAACATACTAAGTAATAATTTTCAACCTCGACTAGCTTTCCTACTATTTCAAGGTCTAATTTTGGTTGCTTTTGTATGCTTTATCTCTTCCCCGCAAAGTTTTGTAGTTTCACAAGCATCGATAAAGCCAAATCGTTTCACAAAAAAAGACAATACAGCCATGTTTGTTGTACTGCTTTTTATTTATATTATCTACCTCGAGGGTGGATTGATGTATCAAGTCATCGATCCATATCTGGAGCGATTCCCAACATTCTTTCTCTATTATTCCCCCCTTCCGTATACGATTGCAATGCCACTCATCGGATTGCTGGGAGATAATAAAGGATTTCGCCCCATAACATTATATGGTCTCGTATTATTAGGTGGAGCCTATGCCATCTTCGCACTCTCCCATTCTTTCCCTGCTGCAGTCATCGGTGCTACCGCAGTCCACCTTTCGTTTGCATTTCTCGATTTTTTTGTGTTGTTCGTATTAGCAAAACGGGAAACGAGATGGAATACAATGCTCGGCATTGGTATCGGCTTATGTGTTTATAATGGTTCCATTCTCTCCGGATCATGGTTCAGCCAGATGTTTCTTAAATTTAGTGGTGATAAATCGCCGCTCGTGATTTATTTATTCGCCATTCTTCTCATCTTTCTTTCTTTTTTATGTGTGGACTGGGTGAATCGGAGGGAAATTCAAATGAATTCAGACGAACAAGAAATGGGCAAGGAGCTACAAGCGGCACAGCAAGTGCAAATGGGAATGTTTCCGAAAATACAGGAGTTCCCTGAGAGTCTGGATATTTCCGTGTGCCTGAATGGAGTGAAACAGGTAGGGGGGGATTTTTATGATGTAATTCCATTAAGTCCCACCCGCCATCTGCTCGTCATCGGCGACATTATGGGGCACGGTCTGGCATCTGCTTTGCTGGTGTCCTCTTTGCTGTCCAATATTCGTTTGGAGTCACAATCAGAAGTTTCCCCGAAAGAAATTTTGCAAAAAGTAAACCGCTATTTTATTCGCGATGTTCGCTCTTCTTTATTCGTCACAATCGGTCTTGCCCTTGTCGATCAAAGCCATCAAACAATTACGTACGCTGGTGCAGGACACCCATTTCCTTATTTGATAAAAAAATCAGGGGTACAGGAAATCGAATTACCTTCGATTCCGTTGGGGGTGGATGCGCAGACGGTTTTTGAACAGGTGACAGTCCCCATGCAGCCAAATGATATTTTAGTATTATATACGGATGGTTTAATTGAAGGGGAAAATGCAGCAGATGAAATATTTGGATTTGAGCGGTTTTCCAAACTTTTGCAAACAATTAATCCGCTGCATTCCTTGGACAAGTCCAGTCATGCGATAGTGGAAACGATTCAGTCGTTTTGCAGTGAAACGATAAAAGATGATAGTACGCTATTTATGATGCGTTTTCGACAGATATAAAAATGGTTAAGACTGTCTATGTCAACCAATGCTTAAGGAGGAGAAACGATATGCAGCACGAACACACACGTGTTTATGGGACATTTCCAAGTCAATTAGGCACGGAAAAATCAGTTCTTATTATGGCTGAACGTTTTCTGACTCCCTATCATTTCCCCATCTTCTAATGGTCAGGTGAGCATTCCCGGATATCAAAAGTCTCACCGATTGATCTAATCGACTGGGAAGTTCTACGTTCCCCTATTAAGTTGACAGTTCTAGAATCGACTAACAAATTACCAGACGGGCTTGATACCATCATCATAGAGAGAACTGATTCGTATGGCATTTCTGCCCTACTCCAAGGCTTCGTTGATATAAAGGAAGCCAACGCCTGGAGGCAACGTCAGGATGCTTTTCTAGCCGGAGAGACAGGACATAGTTTTGGAATTTCAGGAATATGTGAAACAGGATTTACTGCCACACTTCACAATGTTTTACTAACTGGGCAACATACACTTCGCGGTGATGGTCAACTTTCCGTTACATTGCATGTACCGTTGATCGTTCTGTTCCATGATGGCCTGAAATGCCACTAGATAAACCTATATCAATTAGATGAAGTCAGTCGCTGACAGCCCGTAGTCCGTTTCCTCTCGGTTTGCGGACTTTCCTCTCCTCACGGGACATCACCCAGCAAAAAAATTCGCCGTTACTTGTGGTAGGGTTCACCGTAACTGGTCAAACGGCGAATTTTATTTTCAAGACCAATCCCTCCTATTTTGCTTATTTTTATTGTAAAATTGAGATAGAAAATTCAAAGGAGGCGATCGGTATGTTTTGGGAAGAAGTCCGTCAGCTATATCCTAATCAATTTGTGTTAGTACAAGCTTTAAAGTCTCGTGTAGAAGATAACAAAAAATATGTTGATGAGGTAGCTGTAATTCGCCCAATTCCCGATGAAAAAGAAGCTACCAAGGTTCTGGTTAGGTCTAAAGGAGATACTTTTGTTTACCATACATCCAAGCTTGAGATTGCTATGCCCATTGTTTTTAAACCTATTTATAGAGGTTTTAAACAATAATGAATATAAATTTAAATTTAACTAACCACTTTTTACATGCCTCTTTAACCATCACTTTTCAGGGAAGAACTGAAACCATTGATCGATTAGTAATAGATAACTGGTGCAGCCCAATCTTTGATTTCTTCGGACTCAGTCTTTGAACTAGGAATTTATGCAACTGATTGTGAAATTACTACGATGTATGGTATAGGTGGAGAGGATCATGCTTTTAGAAAAGCCGTAGACAAAATTCAGTTCGACACGTTTGAAGCGGATCAATTTTACTTAGATTTTGGTTACTTCGAAGAATTATATGGAATTAACGGTATTATTGGGTTGGACATTCTTCTCTCAGGAAATTTCGTTATTGATTTAAAGGGTATGGAAGTTTACCAAAAATAAATCAGTGACCCCTCGTCTAGACCATTATGTATTGCTTTTATAATTGCTAGTTGTAGCAATACTAGTTCCCCCTGAACACGACTCCTTATACTGGCCTAATCAGCATGCTGGATGAGCCGTGCGAGGCCACTATGGATTCCGTTCATTTATTTCCTTTTCTTTTTCTTCTTGTTCATTGGGGTTGGGTATGATAGCTCTGGCTTAAAATACTTGTCCAACGTACGAATTCCTCTAGGCATTTCTTTCCTTCTTTCACCCATGTACATTTCGGCAACCGGAAAGAAGGACTCCACTTTGTCTGGGATCATGTCCAATTCAACCCGTGCCTCTTCTTCTTGGATATTTACCGGAACCTCCCCTTCCCTTGCAGCCGCCATTTCAAATTCCCCCATCTGATCGAGAATTTGTCCCAATGAGAAATGGGATTCCGCCTGAGTTGGATCCAAACGAACCGATTGTTCAAAAGCCACGGTAGCCAGCTCCGGTCTTCCGCCCTTATTATATAGATTTCCAAGCTTGTTCCAGTGAAGACTGTCCTCCTGCGTTTGAATTTTCTTAAGCAGATATTCTTCAGCGTCGGTGGCAAAACGATGCCTGCTGCCGTCAAATAGGCTCAGTGGACCAAAGTGGAAACCTTGATTCTCCATTTTCACGGTACGCATAAGAAGCATAGTCGTCATTACAAACATAAAGTCGGTTGGAAACTCCCAATTCCCCGCTGAATGACAATGCCTGCAACGGAAATAACCGGTTGTCTGAATATACTCATCTATACTGACCCCTGATTTTTGCTTCCTTTTCACATCTTTATAGTACCTGTCGATATCAAAGGCAATCATTCCGATATCATATTTTCCTTTTCTCCCGCAATGATTGCAACGAAGCATTTTGAAATTTTCGGCTGTCAAAGGCCTTATGCGATCTATGTTCCTGATTACTTTTCTCATATATTGACTAGGAAGAGCAGCAATGTCAGTTGGATTCGGCTCCGGCTGTGACTCATTGGTTAAGACAAGCATCAATGATGGGCTGAATCCAGCAGCTACGTTTTTCAAAATAAATTTCCCCTTACTTATTATTCTTTCGACACAGAATCCTCTTTCCTATCTATAAATGAGCAAAAATACTTACAAATTTATACAACAAAAAAGTATAGACTGCCTCTAGGCCAGCTTTAATTGTTGCAAAACAGCTTCAATAGGTACTTGATTCTTTGCAGATTCATAAATCCATTGGACGTAGTCCACTTTTACTTGCTTTCGTACCATTATAAGTCCATCTCCAAATTTTGAAGGCTGACCTAAACCGATGGTGCAATATAAATGTGTCAGCGAAAGTAGTATCCAAAGTCGTTCTATTGCACGAATGGAACGAACTTGATATCCATCAAAACCTAGATTTTGTTTAGTTTGCCGAAAGAAAATCTCGATCGGCCAACGGCGACTATAATAATCAAGGATGGTTTGTGTCTCTAAGGATACATCTGTACACAGAAACGCATGTAATGCTTTCGAATTTTGAAACGCATCCAATGGCCAGCAAAGGAGTACCACCGCATTCTCAATGCCATTTAAAGCTCCTTCCTGAATCCGTGACAGCTTTTCAGTTAATGTTTTAGAAATGGATAAACACTCTAATTCTTGTCTGAACTATTGAAAATAGCATATGGTTTACTGGTTACTATGACTGTGAATCTTCTTCGACTTATTGCTTTTTGGGGCAAACTCGGATTTTGGCAATATCAAACTAAACCCTCTAAACTTATTTTTTTGAGAAGGCATTAGATATCTACGTGCTTGTCGTAAATCTCTTTACGAAGAAGCAGTCGTATACATTTGCTTGACCGTATGAAACCACGGACAGTAACAGCCAAATCGCAGTTTCCATTTACGAGCGTGTCGAACCAAGCGAGCTGCAAGATAAATCATGTTTTGAATGACCGTTCGAATCCGTCGGCGCTGAACAGACTTTTTGAGTGGCGAGAATGGTGTTTGCAAGCTTTGTTGGCCGATGATCCGTAGCAAATTATAGGCGAATACACCCGCATGCAGGATTACGTCATTCGTTTTAAATTTGCCTGCCGGCAGCCGTTCCATATCAAGATCTGTCTTGATTTCGCTGTGAAATTGCTCGCTAGTTCCGTGATCATGATACAATTCAATGACTTGCCAAGCGGAACAGGTAAGGGATGTCCAATAGGTATCGACTTCAATTTCCGGCACGAACAACACTTGTCCGTCTTTGGTGATCGTACGTTCCGTCACTTGAAATACGACACGAACCGACTGTTGCATTTCTTTCACGTAAAGGGAAGTCGAACCGATGTACACCTTTTTCCCTTCCCGTTGTTCACAGCAGATTCCTTTGGTTTGAGCGACCGTAAGCCACTCTTCGCGGGATTCCTTGCGTAAGTTGCGTTTGATAATGTAGTCTGCTTTTGTTTCTTCTGCATGGCACACGACAAGATTGTCCTTGCTGTCATTGCCCGAATCTAGGCGAACCAATAGAGGCTGTTCTGTGATCATGCGGGCATAGTGAATGCTCTGGCTTAGAAAGGCGGGTGTCCCATTTTGGCAATGTTGCTTGCCTTCCCGTAATTCGACGTTCATGTTGTATCCTTCCCGAGCCAGATAAGCGAAGATGGGTGCGTAACCATCAAACGCCTTGTACGTTCGGGAAGTGCCTTCCTTTTTGGTCTTGGAGTTGTCAAAGGGCGAAACATCTACATCAAGCGGAAGAAACTGTTGTTCTGTCCCATCGGGCAGTCGGATCATAATTGGAGTAAGGGGAACGTTGATGGTTTTCAATAACGTCGCCGACTCTTCCTTCAATATCGTTTGCCAATCCGCATCTTCCGATGCTCCCGCCATATCAAGACGCTGACGCAGTGTGGGACTGGAAGGAACCAATTTCAAGTCCAACGAGAGGGCAAAAAAATCATCTTCACGGAAAGGCTCGATGGCATCGAAGTCGTTCTTGCCTTGACAAAGCAGACCCAGATAGGAAGACATGATGTCGCCGTTGGAAATGTCAGGAGAACGAACTCCGTCGAGTTTCGTATGATCCAATCGTTGTGTCAATCGGGTTTGTGCAATCAATTGGCCTATGGCAGCAAGTCCCGAATGCGAAGTCAGGTATTCATTGGATTGTTCAAATTCAAAATGTACCGGCATATAATGGACACCCCTGTGGTGAAGTTTGTTTATGTAAGAAAAAAACTCGGTTTTCTCCATTATACGTATTAAATCTCTGTTATTCTATTGTTTTCATAAAAGTAATTTCACGGATTCAGGTCCTTCATATCGATACACCCAATAGGTAGATCCGTTTACGGTCACGAGGCAAACGTCCTGTTTGGTCACATACGATGCGAAGGTACTAATTGGAACTCGAATCCCTTTGGGATAGACAATGCGGTTTGTTTTGAGTGCACCAATTAAATGGTATCCTCGCTCTGCATAAGTATTCATAAGTTTTGGGCATGTATACCATGAATCGACCAATGCATATCCAGAATAAAGTGGAATCGGCATGGTTTTGGCCAAATCACAAGCGTCATCAATTTTGCTTTGGCTCGATTTATCATAACGGTGAATATCATGAATGAGAGAATGTTCTCCACATTGAACAATCGTAGCCTGAACTTGATGACCCCAAACGGTTTTTCCTTTTAAGTGGGAATGATGGTAGTCTGTTTGTTCGATTGGGTGTTTTGCCTGTGACGAAGGCTTTGTCTTCTCACTAACAGTATCATCATGAATCACAAAAATAGGCTGTTCTGTTTGTTTGGCATGAGACAAAACAAATGAAAGCGATTCTTGTTTTACAAGTCTTTGGATATACGATTCGTCCCAAACACCATCCGAGAGAAAGTGTCCAATGGATGTTCGATGACATGAACTCCATTCCGCTATATCTACCACTTTACCACGATACCCTTTAGCGGTAGCTGCAATAAAAAATTCTTGAATATGCCGCAAGGCAGGCTTTGAAACATATAAGGATAGCCTACGGCTTTTTAAGAAATTGATTATTGCTTCGTGGTTTGGTATGGTAGTATTATGAGACATTTGTGAATCCTCCAGGTATGGTTTTGTGTGGTAACTTAATCTTATACCACAGGAGAGGACAAATGTCTCTATTGTTTTTAATTGGTAAAGAAATGGAAGCGAATTTGCTCATTTATAGTAACAACAATGATTTTGAATTATTCTTTTTTTACTGGACAGTGAAAAGTTTTTGTCGAAAAATTGTTGGATATAGGAATAGCTAAGGAGAGTCTTCAACATGACTTGGTCAGTTCTCCTTTTCGCCCTCCTTCGCACCGTACGTGATTCTTTCGAATCATACGGCGCTCCATCATGACCTTCTACATGAGACGATTCAACTTTTCTCTGAAGGATAGAATCTTTTTCCAGATCTTCTTGCCTAACGAGGCATAATCCTCTTGGCTATGAATCTGTCTGTGGCAATGTTCATGTACCGCGGCTAAATTGTTGACTCGATTGACGGAAGCCTGCGGGAGGTGAGGGTCAATATGGTGGATGTGTAGATTGAACGGTTGTAGTTCTTCGTCACAGACCCTGCATTTCCCTTTGTCCCGGTTATAAGCATAAGCTCGATTCAGGAAGTATTCGAAGTTGTATCTCTTGTCGGTCGCGCCTTTGCTGATGATTTTAGAAAAGTGCAGAGATAACAGCTCATCTGCCCGTGCCCGCAAGGGTGTCTTTCCTGTTCGTTCCCGATACAGCTTTCGACCTTCTATCGTGAAGGGGGATTCCTCCGGATTCTTGAGTTGCGTTTTCTTCCACTTACAAAATGCCAACGAAGTGATGCCGATATTCGCATGCTTGTACGTTACGGCTGGAATGCCCATTGTATAATCTGCGTGGACACTTGCGAGATTGTTCACTTCGTTGGCGGGAAGCCAAATGCCGCCGTATTTGTCCAATACCCTCTTTGCTTTCCATTTCAGGTTGTATGCATATTTGCTCAAGATGATGTTGACCCACGTGGTGCATTGATAATATTGGATGATTCCCCTGATCGTTGCGTTGACGACATTGATTTCATGGATGAGAGCTTCTTTGTTCTTGCAGCGTTTCAGGGTATTCAATTTCTGGTGGAGTTCCCTCGCTTTGCTTTTCAGCCGAGTTCGGTCGGGCATGGTTCGCGTCACATAGCCGGTTCGTGATTTGCCTTTGATCATCTTGCATTCACAGCCGAGGAAATGGATCGGCTTCTCTCGGACGTTGGTGATGACTGTCTTCTCTACCGATAATGCCAGTTTGAGATTCGATCGTAAGTAATTGCTGATTCGTTGTTTCCATTTCTCCGCATTCCGTTTGGTGTCGGTCGCGAGTATCCAGTCATCGGCGTAGCGAACGAGATAAGCAGGCTTGAGGCGGCTCCTTTTCTTGAGGGCTTCCTGCTGAGTGCTTGGCGTTGCATACGTCTGTTTGGTTTTCTTGTTTTCCCATTCCCGGGTCACCCACTGATCGAACGAGTGGAGATACACGTTGGCAAGTAGCGGTGAGATGATGCCCCCCTGTACCGTTCCCAGCGGGTTGATCTGAATTTCATCCATGATTCCCGTTTTGAGCATCGCTTTGATGATCATAAGCACTCGTTGATCGCGTATTCCCATGCCGTATAATTGTTTACACAGTTTGTTGTGGTTGACGCAATCGAAGAATTTGGAAATATCTCCTTCTACGATCCAGGGGTATCCCGTGACATAGAGGATTCGCGTCGTTCTTTCCAGTGCCATATGCGCATCCCGCATCGGGCGGAATCCGTAAGAATGCTTAAAGAATTGCGCTTCCATGATCGGTTCCAGAATGATTCTTACACATTCCTGTACGATGCGGTCGATGATGGCGGGCACGGTCAGTGCAAATTACACAATCATTCAGTCAGTCTTTGGGATTTCTAACAATTACCCACCCTTTCCACCCCCTTCACGATCAATCGTTTCAAATTTTAAAAGTGAAAGAAGTAAATGGAACCCGCATGTACTCCATTCATACCGATTCGGGTATTGTTTGTATCCCTGAATCCTGGACCGATCGTCACTTGCCTTCGATTCAGGCTATTTCCCGTGCTCCTAACTCCCCACTTTACCTAGGGACTCTAAAAGAATTAATTGATTTCATTAAGAGAAAGGATGATCTCCAAACTCGTAAGAATATTATGATTGACAACTTGTCCCATATGGAGGTATTTTCTTAATATGAATACTACTGATAAGAAATCAAGACCCTATCGTCAAGAATCGACTGAACAACTATTAACTCGTAGTCAACAAATAGTAGAGTCCTTATTTGATCCTAGCCAGATCCTTCGCGGTTCTCTTATCACACGCAACATCAAATGTGGTAAATCGGCCTGTCGCTGTTCCACCGGTGAAGGCCATCCTAGTTTCTACCTATCTACTATCCATCAGGGACGCACCCGACTCGATTATGTCCCGGCTTCCTGGGAGCCATGGGTACGTGAAAGATTAGACAATTATCATATCTTGCAGGAACTTATCGTAGAACTGACAGAAATCAACCTAGAGCTTTTACGCCGTCGTGAAAAAAGCGAGTTCCTGCAGAAATAATTCTGGAGGGGATTGTATGTCTAGTTCTGCTTTAGCTGCTTTAGTGGGTAACGACAGCAACAAGGTAGAAGAATTCGTTTCTGTGTTCGCGAATATGCTGAGCTCATTCATAGCGGCATGGCATGGGGAGGAGGAAATAGCAAATGAATCAGACGATATCGTCCATGAAAGTACATCCACAACACCTGGATCGGAAAGCACTGATCTACATTCGCCAGTCGACCTTAGCTCAAGTCCGATTTCACAGGGAGAGCACGGAGCGACAGTATGCCCTTCAGGAGAAGGCTCTGAGTCTGGGGTGGACACAGGATCAAATTCAACTGATCGACGAGGATTTAGGTTTATCCGGTGGGCAAGGTTCCAAAAGGCAAGGATTTCAACGACTTGTAGCCCAGGTCTCACTCGGGGAAGTAGGTGCGATTTTTGGTCTCGAAGTTTCTCGCCTGGCTCGTTCTTCCGCAGACTTATTGCGCCTACTCGAACTGTGCAGTATATTCGACACCATCGTAGTGGATGAAGACGGCATCTATGACTTGAGTGATTTCAATGATCGTCTCATTTTGGGTTTTAAGGGTACGATGAGTGAAGCAGAGTTACACTTTTTGCGCTCACGTCTCATTGGTGGGAAGAAGAATAAAGCCCATAAAGGAGAGCTGCGCTTTCCCTTACCCGTAGGCTATTGTCACGATGTGGACGGCAACACCGTGATTGACCCGGATGAGGAGGTACAGAATGCCGTGCGTCATATCTTTACTGCCTTTCGGGCAACAGGCAGTGCGTATGGTGTGGTTCAGTTTTTTTCGCAAAACCATCTTCGTTTTCCGAAAAGAGCATACGGTGGTGTTTGGGCAGGAAAGCTTATCTGGGGTACGTTAACCCACGGTCGTGTATTGGGGATACTCTATAACCCTGCTTATACGGGCGCTTATGTGTTTGGTCGCTACAAGGATCGAAAACAATTGGATGAGCAGGGCTTGTTTGTTCATCGCATCGTTCGTTTACCCAAAGACCAATGGGAGGTGCTTATTCACGACCATCATCCTGGGTATATTTCATGGTCAGAGTACGAAGAAAATCTCAAACAACTGCAGCAAAATCGAACAAACGCAGAAGTGAGTGGTCCAGCGAGGGAAGGGATTGCCCTACTTCAGGGAATCATCGTGTGCGGAAAGTGCGGTCGCCGCATGTCTGTTCGTTATACAGGAAATGGCGGGATCGCTCCACGGTATGAATGTAAAGCAAGATGGGAAAATGGCGATCGTGCCACTTGTTCTTCCCTTCGCTCTGAACCGGTAGATCAAGCCATTGCCGCCAGAGTTCTAGAGGCTGTACAACCTGCTCAACTTGAACTCGCCTTACGCTCATTCGACAAGGTTCTAAGCGAAGAAGATAAAGTGGAAACAAGTTGGAAACTTTCCTTGGAAAGAGCCCAGTATGAGGTGGATCGTGCACAACGCCAGTACGACCTTGCTGAACCGGAAAACCGATTAGTGACACGTGCCCTGGAAGCGAGGTGGAATGAAAAAATGGCGACACTCAACCAAATTCGTGAAGAATACGAGCATTACTGCTCAAGTCGTGCATGGCGACCGACAGAGCAAGATAAGCAAGATATTCTATCTTTAGCGGAAAACTTGCCACGTATTTGGCGTGCGACAACAACCGAGATAAAGGACCGTAAAAGAATCCTACGTCTATTAATCGAGGATGTCACTGTTTTTTGTGAGCCTGGTCAAGCGGATATTCGTTTAGGGATCCGCTGGCGCAATCAATGCCATGAGGTTGTTCACACGACCAAGCCCTTGCCGCATCACTTGGCGCGCAAGCATTCGATGGAGACGATTGATCGTATTCGAGAATTAGCCCGCGATATGACAGACACTCAAATTGCAGCACATTTCAACCAATCCGGATACCGAACTCCTGAAGGTAAGCCATTTACCACTGACTCTATTCAGTGGCTACGATATCGCTACCGCATTCCTGGGCCTTCAAAACAAAGCAATGAATGGACCGTAAAAGAAGTAGCTCTTCACTTTGGTGTAAGCACTCATGTGGTCTATTATTGGCTGAATAAAGGTTTATTAAAGGCAACCAAAATAGCACCGGGATGGCCATGGAAAATTAAACTTGATGAACACACTAAGAGGACTCTGTCGGATTGGATTTCTCATTCAGGCCATATTTCAAAACGTTCAAAAACATAAGATTTACATACCCTAATTCTTTTTTCACTACAAATCCAAAACATATTTGAGGAGTGTGCAGTATGAATAAACCGTCGGAATCCCCAGCGGGCGTTTCTCCGATTTTCCGGGTTTCGGGATATACTTCCTCCGAATGGGATGCGGTTCGTGTCTGGTTAGGCTGGCTTGTACCCGTGCAATGATCTCGGGGTAGTCCTTTTCCAGAATATGCTCGCGCATCGTTTCCCCGTCGCTGCCCGGTGTTTCGCTGCCTTTGTTGCTCTTGATGTTATGAATGGCGGTGAGAATGGTTATTTCCGATTTCATGTATTCCAGCAGTCCTTTGAACCGGGGTTTTCCTCCCCGATTCAGGGCGGCTTTGGTTTCGATATACAGGAAATCCAGCAGATTTCTCAGATCGATTTCGGATGATAGATTCTTGTGTTCAGATAAGTTAGATGGTTGAGCCAAAGCATCACCCCCCTTGTAGAGGATTTTACTTTGGGTTGAGTCAGGTATGCGCAGCGGCTTCCCTAACGGTTGAATGATTCATGTAAAAAAAAAACTTCAGTCATGACTATGCCCCTTCGCTCGGGGTCGTTTTCTCCTCCTTCGCATATCGCTATGCGTAGTGACTAACGGCGACCAGTCATCACTACTACGGGCTGATGTCCCCTGAATGCGGCAGCCATTTCCTTCTGCTTAGAAGCATTAGAGTTCTCTCTCCTTGACATCCTCTTTCAGGGTTCCGCTGTTTCCTGTATTCTAGTCTTGTAGGATTCCCTTAGGTCTCTCTTATAGCCCGCCAGCCGTCCTTTTATCCAGGGTTGGGGGATGCAGGACTTCTATCCTTTATGGGATAGAGATCGTGGTCGGCATTTTCTATTACCGTCCCGATGACTGAGCCCCTTATCAGGGGCGTGCAACTTCATTTTGTTGTCACTGGTTCTTTCGAGCCGTACACTCAGAGATTCGTCGGTGTCGATGGACACATTCTAACCATAGAATTCCATGACCCCCCGTCTACTTTACTTGCCATCTCAGGCTCGTGTTTCGCCGTCCTCAGCGAGCTCTCATACGGGACAAGAGAGAACTTGACCGCATGTCGCGGGGCTTAGGGTAGGAACGCCAACCTTCGTTCTAAGCAGG
Above is a window of Fodinisporobacter ferrooxydans DNA encoding:
- a CDS encoding group II intron reverse transcriptase, translated to MPAIIDRIVQECVRIILEPIMEAQFFKHSYGFRPMRDAHMALERTTRILYVTGYPWIVEGDISKFFDCVNHNKLCKQLYGMGIRDQRVLMIIKAMLKTGIMDEIQINPLGTVQGGIISPLLANVYLHSFDQWVTREWENKKTKQTYATPSTQQEALKKRSRLKPAYLVRYADDWILATDTKRNAEKWKQRISNYLRSNLKLALSVEKTVITNVREKPIHFLGCECKMIKGKSRTGYVTRTMPDRTRLKSKARELHQKLNTLKRCKNKEALIHEINVVNATIRGIIQYYQCTTWVNIILSKYAYNLKWKAKRVLDKYGGIWLPANEVNNLASVHADYTMGIPAVTYKHANIGITSLAFCKWKKTQLKNPEESPFTIEGRKLYRERTGKTPLRARADELLSLHFSKIISKGATDKRYNFEYFLNRAYAYNRDKGKCRVCDEELQPFNLHIHHIDPHLPQASVNRVNNLAAVHEHCHRQIHSQEDYASLGKKIWKKILSFREKLNRLM
- a CDS encoding tetratricopeptide repeat protein, whose amino-acid sequence is MKNVAAGFSPSLMLVLTNESQPEPNPTDIAALPSQYMRKVIRNIDRIRPLTAENFKMLRCNHCGRKGKYDIGMIAFDIDRYYKDVKRKQKSGVSIDEYIQTTGYFRCRHCHSAGNWEFPTDFMFVMTTMLLMRTVKMENQGFHFGPLSLFDGSRHRFATDAEEYLLKKIQTQEDSLHWNKLGNLYNKGGRPELATVAFEQSVRLDPTQAESHFSLGQILDQMGEFEMAAAREGEVPVNIQEEEARVELDMIPDKVESFFPVAEMYMGERRKEMPRGIRTLDKYFKPELSYPTPMNKKKKKRK
- a CDS encoding DUF5372 family protein gives rise to the protein MQITQSFSQSLGFLTITHPFHPLHDQSFQILKVKEVNGTRMYSIHTDSGIVCIPESWTDRHLPSIQAISRAPNSPLYLGTLKELIDFIKRKDDLQTRKNIMIDNLSHMEVFS
- a CDS encoding IS1380 family transposase, whose protein sequence is MPVHFEFEQSNEYLTSHSGLAAIGQLIAQTRLTQRLDHTKLDGVRSPDISNGDIMSSYLGLLCQGKNDFDAIEPFREDDFFALSLDLKLVPSSPTLRQRLDMAGASEDADWQTILKEESATLLKTINVPLTPIMIRLPDGTEQQFLPLDVDVSPFDNSKTKKEGTSRTYKAFDGYAPIFAYLAREGYNMNVELREGKQHCQNGTPAFLSQSIHYARMITEQPLLVRLDSGNDSKDNLVVCHAEETKADYIIKRNLRKESREEWLTVAQTKGICCEQREGKKVYIGSTSLYVKEMQQSVRVVFQVTERTITKDGQVLFVPEIEVDTYWTSLTCSAWQVIELYHDHGTSEQFHSEIKTDLDMERLPAGKFKTNDVILHAGVFAYNLLRIIGQQSLQTPFSPLKKSVQRRRIRTVIQNMIYLAARLVRHARKWKLRFGCYCPWFHTVKQMYTTASS
- a CDS encoding PP2C family protein-serine/threonine phosphatase produces the protein MKKKIDWRYLIFLCAFQGWVLTNPLFGKILATFAAANGINPLSLIYPFLLVYSLSFVFWGILLAKVTLSTRIQTTLLAFILILIIGFNLSCLWVLPKYWKWIFSLEGLLSSYPSFLWLNLIRQRVSPRSIGWNLGVTGFFVEAMLYIVNILSNNFQPRLAFLLFQGLILVAFVCFISSPQSFVVSQASIKPNRFTKKDNTAMFVVLLFIYIIYLEGGLMYQVIDPYLERFPTFFLYYSPLPYTIAMPLIGLLGDNKGFRPITLYGLVLLGGAYAIFALSHSFPAAVIGATAVHLSFAFLDFFVLFVLAKRETRWNTMLGIGIGLCVYNGSILSGSWFSQMFLKFSGDKSPLVIYLFAILLIFLSFLCVDWVNRREIQMNSDEQEMGKELQAAQQVQMGMFPKIQEFPESLDISVCLNGVKQVGGDFYDVIPLSPTRHLLVIGDIMGHGLASALLVSSLLSNIRLESQSEVSPKEILQKVNRYFIRDVRSSLFVTIGLALVDQSHQTITYAGAGHPFPYLIKKSGVQEIELPSIPLGVDAQTVFEQVTVPMQPNDILVLYTDGLIEGENAADEIFGFERFSKLLQTINPLHSLDKSSHAIVETIQSFCSETIKDDSTLFMMRFRQI
- a CDS encoding DUF6788 family protein, which produces MNTTDKKSRPYRQESTEQLLTRSQQIVESLFDPSQILRGSLITRNIKCGKSACRCSTGEGHPSFYLSTIHQGRTRLDYVPASWEPWVRERLDNYHILQELIVELTEINLELLRRREKSEFLQK